The Saccharomonospora glauca K62 genome has a segment encoding these proteins:
- a CDS encoding glycerol-3-phosphate dehydrogenase/oxidase, giving the protein MTGTNVIHASLTARRRARELDALASGERVDVIVVGGGVTGAGVALDAASRGLSVALVEAHDLAFGTSRFSSKLVHGGLRYLAHGHVGLARESAVERDILMRRTAVHLTRPMAQLFPRYADTPSRDYALTAAGLTAGDALRRLARTPSSLLPRPRTVPAAQALTLVPALREAGLRGGLLAFDGALTDDARLVVALARTAAGLGARVLTRVRALELSAERVRARDELTGETVELRGRQVINAAGVWSGELVPSVRLRPSRGSHLVLDARSVGLGETALMVPVPGELNRFVFLLPQPGGRVYLGLTDEPLDGRPTDVTEVPESDVDFLLDVASRVLARPLTRDDVLGSFAGLRPLLDNPGDRTADLSREHAVLTDPATGVVTVVGGKLTTYRVMARDAVDRAVSRAGLRAPESRTARLPLVGSAKRTNLATVDAPRRLVGKYGSEAPRVAALGEVDPELARPLFPGCPVTAAEVVWAVRHEGALDADDVLHRRTRLGLVPEEAEAARPIVSDLVERSLEGLT; this is encoded by the coding sequence ATGACGGGAACGAACGTGATCCACGCTTCCTTGACCGCACGGAGGCGCGCACGGGAACTCGACGCGCTCGCGTCGGGGGAACGGGTCGACGTGATCGTGGTGGGCGGCGGGGTGACCGGCGCGGGAGTCGCGCTGGACGCGGCCTCGCGCGGCCTGTCGGTGGCGCTGGTGGAGGCCCACGACCTCGCGTTCGGGACCTCCCGGTTCTCCAGCAAACTCGTCCACGGCGGACTCCGGTACCTCGCGCACGGGCACGTCGGCCTGGCCAGGGAGAGCGCGGTCGAACGCGACATCCTCATGCGCCGCACCGCCGTCCACCTCACCCGGCCGATGGCCCAGCTCTTCCCCCGCTACGCCGACACCCCGTCGCGCGACTACGCGCTCACCGCCGCCGGTCTCACGGCGGGCGATGCGTTGCGCCGGCTCGCCCGCACTCCGTCGTCGCTGCTGCCCCGTCCCCGCACGGTGCCCGCCGCGCAGGCTCTCACGCTCGTCCCGGCACTGCGAGAAGCCGGCCTTCGCGGTGGGCTGCTCGCCTTCGACGGCGCCCTCACCGACGACGCGCGTCTCGTGGTGGCACTCGCCCGGACGGCCGCGGGGCTCGGCGCCCGTGTCCTCACGCGAGTGCGGGCCCTGGAGTTGTCCGCCGAGCGCGTGCGTGCCCGCGACGAGTTGACCGGCGAGACCGTCGAACTACGAGGGCGGCAGGTGATCAACGCCGCGGGCGTGTGGTCGGGGGAGTTGGTCCCGAGCGTGCGGTTACGTCCCTCTCGTGGCTCGCACCTCGTGCTGGACGCCCGGAGCGTCGGGCTCGGCGAGACGGCGCTCATGGTCCCGGTGCCCGGAGAGCTGAACCGGTTCGTCTTCCTGCTCCCCCAACCGGGTGGGAGGGTCTACCTCGGTCTGACCGACGAACCCCTCGACGGCAGGCCCACCGACGTCACCGAGGTGCCGGAGTCGGACGTGGACTTCCTGCTCGACGTGGCGTCGCGCGTGCTGGCCCGCCCCCTCACCCGCGACGACGTACTGGGCTCCTTCGCGGGGCTGCGGCCGCTGCTCGACAATCCCGGCGACAGGACCGCCGACCTGTCCCGCGAACACGCCGTGCTCACCGATCCCGCCACCGGAGTCGTCACGGTCGTGGGCGGCAAGCTCACCACCTATCGGGTGATGGCGCGGGACGCCGTCGACCGCGCCGTCTCGCGGGCGGGCCTCCGGGCGCCCGAGTCGCGCACGGCGCGGCTTCCGCTCGTCGGGTCCGCGAAGCGAACCAATCTGGCCACTGTGGACGCGCCACGTCGGTTGGTCGGCAAGTACGGAAGTGAGGCCCCTCGGGTGGCCGCGCTCGGTGAGGTCGATCCCGAGCTGGCGCGACCGCTGTTCCCCGGATGTCCCGTCACGGCGGCCGAGGTCGTGTGGGCGGTGCGCCACGAGGGAGCCCTCGACGCCGACGACGTGCTCCATCGTCGGACTCGGCTCGGGCTGGTCCCCGAAGAGGCGGAAGCGGCCCGCCCCATCGTGTCCGACCTGGTCGAACGGTCGTTGGAAGGGCTCACCTGA
- a CDS encoding TetR/AcrR family transcriptional regulator — MELERHSPVRTGAIEEVAERATTRVPDDVLLDAARTCVLADGVRRTTLTDIARTAGVSRMTLYRRYSDVRSVLAALMTREFGALLHRVGTGIDATRPARARLVELAVSAVRALNADPLLRTVLDRDAELLLPYVTERLGSTQRLAERVVSELLIEGHADGSVRRGAPDAQARALLLTVQSFVLSWRPATRDVRSEALLSELRHLLDESLKP, encoded by the coding sequence ATGGAGCTTGAACGTCACAGCCCCGTGCGGACGGGTGCGATCGAGGAGGTGGCCGAGCGCGCCACCACCCGAGTACCCGACGACGTGCTCCTCGACGCGGCACGGACCTGCGTGCTGGCGGACGGCGTCCGCCGCACCACGCTCACCGACATCGCGCGAACGGCGGGCGTGAGCCGCATGACCCTCTACCGGCGTTACTCGGACGTCCGCAGCGTTCTCGCCGCCCTCATGACCCGCGAGTTCGGCGCCCTGCTCCACCGGGTCGGCACCGGCATCGACGCCACGCGGCCCGCTCGGGCGCGGCTCGTGGAGCTGGCCGTGTCGGCCGTGCGCGCGCTCAACGCCGATCCGCTGCTGCGCACCGTGCTCGACCGCGACGCCGAACTGCTGCTGCCCTACGTCACCGAGAGGCTGGGCAGCACCCAACGACTCGCCGAACGGGTGGTGAGCGAGCTCCTTATCGAGGGCCACGCCGACGGGTCCGTTCGCCGCGGCGCGCCGGACGCGCAGGCCAGGGCTCTGCTGCTGACCGTGCAGTCGTTCGTGCTCTCGTGGCGTCCCGCCACCCGCGACGTCCGCAGCGAGGCCCTGCTCTCCGAACTACGACACCTACTCGACGAAAGCCTGAAACCATGA
- a CDS encoding ABC transporter permease, whose translation MPEDFPVARRATATVCTVAARELRGHSRAGYFVTSTVLVLALLLGYLLLHASVFTRLGGTTVGLVGQATAMAEPLREAANDVGEDLDVVPYRDADRARADVARGELDVLVSGSLTDLRTLSGSELDESLRALLIGIARDEVLNAKLVESGLDPTDVHGDVATARVTAETVEPPVATRTERTCLALATVLLLGFGIAGSSLMAARSLVEDGGRSRWVALGKVVGVGLAGGTQLLLLGAAAVAVTTATGALSTFGAAASTLAWGPVWFALGYALYSPLFVAAGSGGGPLRSVIPSVAAVVVAGLGTSMLVLPHPTGMIGLVASFVPPLSPFAVASRVATGAAEPFEVVAAVLLTVASAVVLTRVLHARHRAFANPTAAVTGGPPGSG comes from the coding sequence GTGCCCGAGGACTTCCCGGTCGCCCGGCGGGCGACCGCGACCGTGTGCACCGTCGCGGCGCGGGAGCTGCGCGGCCACTCCCGTGCCGGTTATTTCGTCACCAGCACGGTGCTCGTGCTCGCCCTCCTGCTGGGCTACCTGCTGCTGCACGCCTCGGTGTTCACGCGTCTGGGCGGCACTACGGTGGGATTGGTCGGACAGGCCACCGCCATGGCGGAACCGTTGCGGGAGGCCGCGAACGACGTGGGCGAGGACCTCGACGTCGTTCCGTACCGCGACGCCGACCGAGCACGGGCCGACGTGGCACGCGGGGAACTGGACGTCCTCGTCTCGGGTAGCCTGACGGACCTTCGGACCCTGTCCGGGTCCGAACTGGACGAGTCGCTACGGGCGCTGCTCATCGGCATCGCACGGGACGAGGTACTGAACGCCAAACTCGTGGAAAGCGGGCTCGACCCCACCGACGTGCACGGTGACGTGGCGACCGCCCGCGTCACCGCGGAGACCGTCGAACCTCCCGTCGCGACACGCACCGAGCGCACCTGTCTGGCGTTGGCCACCGTGCTCCTGCTCGGCTTCGGCATCGCCGGAAGCTCACTGATGGCGGCGCGTTCCCTCGTCGAGGACGGCGGACGTTCCCGGTGGGTGGCGCTCGGCAAGGTCGTCGGCGTCGGCCTCGCGGGCGGAACTCAGCTCCTGCTCCTCGGGGCGGCGGCCGTCGCGGTCACCACCGCCACGGGCGCGCTGTCCACCTTCGGAGCAGCGGCGAGCACGTTGGCGTGGGGCCCGGTGTGGTTCGCCCTCGGCTATGCGCTGTACTCGCCGCTGTTCGTGGCCGCCGGCTCCGGTGGCGGCCCCCTCCGGTCGGTGATCCCCTCCGTCGCCGCCGTGGTGGTGGCCGGGCTGGGCACGAGCATGCTCGTGCTACCGCATCCCACGGGCATGATCGGGCTCGTGGCGTCGTTCGTGCCCCCGCTGTCGCCGTTCGCGGTGGCAAGCCGGGTCGCGACCGGCGCCGCCGAGCCGTTCGAGGTGGTGGCAGCCGTCCTGCTGACCGTGGCGAGTGCCGTCGTCCTGACGCGAGTGCTCCACGCCCGACACCGAGCGTTCGCGAACCCGACAGCGGCCGTTACCGGTGGCCCGCCCGGCTCGGGGTGA